In Campylobacter vicugnae, a genomic segment contains:
- the yihA gene encoding ribosome biogenesis GTP-binding protein YihA/YsxC, translating to MRIVSAKFLLSAQGIDDSPEFGISEVAFLGRSNVGKSSIINALTNHNGLAKSSSTPGKTQLINYFEVIVDNGIEKVPLIFVDLPGFGYAKVSKSMHSAWQKNLDKYLRQRINIKAFVHLIDSRHASLERDENLTLYLNEFVRADQSVLNIYTKSDKLNQSQKSAVLKIDPAAILVSSSKKTGIEKATKAIYNAVFGVK from the coding sequence ATGAGAATTGTTAGCGCAAAATTTTTACTATCAGCTCAAGGAATTGATGATTCACCTGAATTTGGCATAAGCGAGGTGGCATTTTTAGGGCGTAGTAATGTAGGTAAAAGCTCTATAATAAATGCCCTAACAAACCATAACGGCTTGGCTAAATCTAGCTCCACTCCAGGTAAAACGCAATTGATAAACTATTTTGAAGTAATAGTAGATAACGGAATAGAAAAAGTCCCTTTGATATTTGTAGATTTACCAGGTTTTGGATATGCAAAAGTTAGCAAAAGTATGCATAGCGCATGGCAAAAAAATCTAGATAAATATCTAAGACAAAGGATAAATATTAAAGCTTTTGTTCATCTTATTGATTCTAGACATGCTAGTTTAGAAAGAGATGAAAATTTAACTCTTTATTTAAATGAGTTTGTAAGAGCTGATCAAAGTGTATTAAATATATATACAAAATCAGATAAGCTCAATCAGAGTCAAAAATCAGCAGTACTAAAGATAGACCCAGCAGCTATTTTAGTCTCAAGTAGTAAAAAAACAGGCATAGAAAAAGCTACAAAAGCAATATATAATGCAGTATTTGGTGTAAAATGA
- a CDS encoding LptA/OstA family protein, producing the protein MVLQIIRAFVAVAMIYGFSYANQVEVSADSFYADEKAGLGELVGNVLIKKGKNDRLNAKRVKIYFDKKHQPYKYEAISEAKFTILLNGKTYNGSGDVLTYEPKNQTYILKGNAFLHEIDSDKKIFGDEIIVEQLKGIYNVKSKDKEPVKFIFQVEDK; encoded by the coding sequence TTGGTTTTACAGATAATTAGAGCTTTTGTAGCTGTGGCGATGATTTATGGCTTTAGTTATGCAAATCAAGTAGAAGTAAGTGCTGATAGCTTCTATGCCGATGAGAAAGCAGGGCTTGGTGAGCTTGTAGGTAATGTGTTAATAAAAAAGGGCAAAAACGATAGACTAAATGCAAAAAGGGTCAAAATTTATTTTGATAAAAAACACCAACCCTATAAATATGAAGCTATAAGCGAAGCTAAATTTACTATATTGCTAAATGGTAAAACTTATAATGGCAGTGGAGATGTATTAACATATGAACCAAAAAATCAAACCTACATTTTAAAAGGCAATGCATTTTTACATGAGATTGATAGTGATAAAAAGATATTTGGCGATGAGATTATAGTTGAACAATTAAAAGGCATCTATAATGTCAAAAGTAAAGATAAAGAACCGGTTAAATTTATATTCCAGGTAGAAGATAAATGA
- a CDS encoding KdsC family phosphatase, whose amino-acid sequence MIEIIFLDVDGCMSDGGLYKTNSSDEFKRFDVKDGFAIQQWNRMGKISAIITGKSSQIVADRAKELEIKYCFQGVSDKLAKAKEILELEGLSLENAAAIGDDLNDMRLLKNVAISFAPNDAFEALTPDIKLSKNGGHGAVREMIEIIIDRENLRDEWIGRWL is encoded by the coding sequence ATGATAGAGATAATATTTTTAGATGTTGATGGATGTATGAGCGATGGCGGTCTTTATAAAACTAATTCATCTGATGAATTTAAAAGATTTGATGTAAAAGATGGATTTGCCATACAGCAGTGGAACCGTATGGGTAAAATTTCGGCCATAATTACAGGTAAAAGCTCTCAAATAGTAGCCGATAGAGCAAAAGAGCTAGAGATTAAGTACTGCTTTCAAGGAGTAAGTGATAAACTTGCTAAGGCTAAAGAGATTTTAGAATTAGAAGGATTAAGTTTAGAAAATGCAGCAGCTATCGGTGATGATTTAAACGATATGAGATTGTTAAAAAATGTAGCTATTAGTTTTGCGCCAAATGATGCTTTTGAAGCACTTACTCCAGATATAAAATTAAGTAAAAATGGCGGTCATGGTGCAGTTAGAGAGATGATAGAGATTATCATTGATAGAGAAAATTTACGCGATGAGTGGATAGGGCGTTGGCTATAA
- the hisB gene encoding imidazoleglycerol-phosphate dehydratase HisB, translating to MIKKQRTTKETDISLEIEIYGSGNSDINTGIGFFDHMLTALAKHSLMDIKLHCKGDLHIDDHHSVEDCGIVLGQAIKEALYPLDKVERYGNAVVVMDEAAVECALDLSNRAFLVYESHMNPKIGSFDSELVEEFFRAVAMNSGITLHLIKQRGTNSHHIAEATFKAFAVAFRRAVAKNDKIGIPSTKGVL from the coding sequence ATGATAAAAAAACAAAGAACTACAAAAGAGACTGATATTAGTTTAGAGATTGAAATTTATGGAAGTGGAAATAGTGATATAAATACTGGTATTGGATTTTTTGATCATATGCTAACTGCACTTGCAAAGCACTCTTTAATGGATATTAAACTTCATTGCAAAGGTGATTTGCATATAGATGATCATCATAGTGTTGAAGATTGCGGTATCGTACTAGGTCAAGCTATCAAGGAAGCTCTATATCCGCTTGATAAAGTAGAGAGATACGGCAATGCAGTTGTTGTAATGGACGAGGCTGCTGTGGAGTGTGCTTTGGATCTATCTAATAGAGCATTTTTAGTCTATGAGTCGCATATGAATCCAAAAATTGGAAGTTTTGATAGTGAGCTTGTGGAGGAGTTTTTTAGAGCGGTTGCGATGAATTCAGGTATTACATTGCATTTAATTAAACAAAGAGGAACCAACTCTCACCATATAGCAGAGGCTACATTTAAGGCTTTTGCCGTAGCGTTTCGCAGAGCAGTAGCTAAAAATGATAAAATAGGAATTCCAAGCACCAAAGGAGTATTATGA
- a CDS encoding septal ring lytic transglycosylase RlpA family protein encodes MSYLTKISLIALTALVFSGCSVSSIPYFGSDFNTQPNTSKSSQEATMRPYTINGKTYYPTVVEVGDTATGIASWYGPNFHGKKTSNGETYNMYALTAAHKTLPMNTMVKVTSLKNGKTTTVRINDRGPFVAGRIIDLSKAAATEISMIADGTAPVKLEVIGFYGQIETPANRTAKTHTYTGGNFMVQIGAFRRLSGANTYKAQYNNTNGIYKTTVREYSLNGEPIYRVFLIGFRSEAEARDFISSGQFKGAFIARD; translated from the coding sequence TTGTCATACCTCACTAAAATATCATTAATCGCATTAACAGCGTTAGTTTTTAGCGGATGTTCTGTAAGTAGTATTCCATATTTTGGTTCAGATTTTAATACTCAACCAAATACTAGTAAAAGCAGCCAAGAAGCAACAATGAGACCATATACCATAAATGGTAAAACCTACTACCCAACAGTAGTAGAAGTTGGCGATACAGCCACAGGTATTGCTAGTTGGTATGGGCCAAATTTTCACGGTAAGAAAACAAGTAATGGCGAAACATATAATATGTATGCTCTAACTGCAGCACATAAAACCTTGCCAATGAATACAATGGTTAAAGTTACAAGCTTGAAAAATGGCAAAACTACAACAGTTAGAATTAATGATAGAGGGCCATTTGTCGCTGGTAGAATCATAGATTTATCTAAAGCAGCTGCTACTGAGATTAGTATGATAGCTGATGGTACAGCTCCTGTTAAATTAGAAGTTATTGGATTTTATGGGCAGATTGAAACTCCAGCTAATAGAACAGCCAAAACACATACATATACAGGTGGTAATTTTATGGTGCAAATCGGTGCATTTAGACGCCTATCTGGAGCAAATACCTATAAAGCTCAATATAATAATACAAATGGAATTTATAAAACAACAGTTCGTGAGTATAGTTTAAATGGTGAGCCAATTTATAGAGTATTCTTAATAGGATTTAGAAGTGAAGCTGAGGCTCGTGATTTTATATCTAGTGGCCAGTTTAAAGGTGCATTTATAGCTAGAGATTAG